The Larus michahellis chromosome 2, bLarMic1.1, whole genome shotgun sequence genome window below encodes:
- the CHRAC1 gene encoding chromatin accessibility complex protein 1, translated as MAARLSGGENRLVSLPLSRIRVIMKSSPEVSSINQDALFLTAKATELFVQYLATYSYKHGRGKEKNALTYSDLSHTAEECETFQFLADILPKKILASKYLKMLEKEKRDGEVGEGDEEDEEEEDEDVTVGEDVGS; from the exons ATGGCGGCGAGGTTGAGCGGCGGGGAGAACCGGCTGGTGTCGCTGCCCCTGTCGCGGATCCGCGTGATCATGAAGAGCTCGCCGGAGGTCTCCAGCATCAACCAGGACGCGCTCTTCCTCACCGCCAAAGCCACG gAGCTTTTTGTTCAGTATTTGGCTACATACTCCTACAAACATGGCAGAGGCAAGGAGAAGAACGCTCTGACTTACAGTGACCTGTCTCACACTGCAGAAGAGTGTGAGACCTTTCAGTTCCTTGCAG ATATCTTACCAAAGAAGATCCTAGCTAGCAAATACCTCAAAATGCTTGAAAAGGAGAAGCGAGATGGAGAAGTGGGGGAAGGTGAtgaagaggatgaggaggaagaggatgaagatgTAACTGTTGGTGAAGATGTTGGATCTTAA